A stretch of Flavobacterium sp. N1994 DNA encodes these proteins:
- a CDS encoding sodium:solute symporter translates to MQQLDWIILSVTLLFIVFYGVYKTKGSKNVEDYILGNKETPWWTVGLSVMATQASAITFLSTPGQAYHDGMGFVQFYFGLPIAMVVISMTFIPIYHKLKVFTAYEYLEQRFDLKTRSFTAILFLIQRGLGTGLTIYAPAIILSSILGWNLTMLNVIIGILVIIYTFVGGTKAVNVTQKQQMFIIMSGMIITFFLILHLLPNDMTFSNAMHIAGANDKMNILDFSFDPQNRYTFWSGITGGFFLMLSYFGTDQSQVGRYLSGKSDRESQMGLIMNGFLKVPMQFFILLIGVMVFVFFQFNPVPLTFNPVNKVAIEKSKYAQEYHSLENQLTQLSEEKKEFNLLYIDHLNQNYDNPILRKKLISLSGKEKDLHDEAKEIIAKVDEKAETNDKDYVFIYFILHYLPSGLIGLLLAVILSAAMSSSASGLTALASTTAIDIYKRNVKGEKSEKHFVNATKYFTLLWGVIAILFACVGTLFENLIQLVNIVGSIFYGTVLGVFLVGFYIKFVKANAIFYSAFISQITIFFIYYYTIHIYPTGEEKLGYLWLNFIGASLTVILSMLAQLLVKRKKTIS, encoded by the coding sequence ATGCAACAGCTCGATTGGATCATTTTATCGGTAACACTTTTATTCATTGTTTTCTATGGTGTATATAAAACCAAAGGAAGTAAAAATGTAGAAGATTATATCTTAGGAAACAAAGAAACTCCTTGGTGGACTGTTGGGCTTTCTGTTATGGCCACTCAAGCTAGTGCCATTACGTTCTTATCTACTCCAGGGCAGGCTTATCATGACGGTATGGGATTTGTCCAATTCTATTTTGGTTTACCAATAGCCATGGTCGTTATCTCTATGACTTTTATTCCTATCTATCACAAGCTAAAAGTCTTTACCGCCTACGAATACCTCGAACAGCGATTTGATCTAAAAACGAGGTCGTTTACAGCAATATTATTTCTAATTCAACGTGGTTTAGGAACTGGGTTAACCATCTATGCGCCTGCTATTATTCTTTCTTCTATTTTAGGTTGGAACCTTACGATGCTTAATGTTATCATCGGAATTCTAGTAATCATCTACACTTTCGTTGGAGGAACAAAAGCCGTAAATGTGACCCAAAAACAACAAATGTTTATTATCATGAGCGGGATGATTATTACCTTCTTTTTGATATTACACTTGTTACCCAATGATATGACTTTTTCCAATGCTATGCATATTGCTGGGGCGAATGACAAAATGAATATCCTGGATTTTTCTTTCGATCCACAAAACCGTTATACTTTTTGGAGTGGTATCACAGGAGGTTTCTTCTTGATGCTTTCCTATTTTGGAACCGACCAATCTCAAGTAGGACGTTATTTATCAGGGAAGTCAGATAGGGAAAGTCAAATGGGATTAATTATGAATGGCTTTCTAAAAGTGCCTATGCAGTTTTTTATTTTACTAATTGGAGTAATGGTTTTTGTGTTCTTTCAATTCAATCCCGTACCGCTTACGTTTAACCCTGTGAACAAAGTTGCCATTGAAAAATCAAAATACGCCCAAGAATATCATTCTCTTGAAAATCAATTAACGCAATTATCTGAGGAAAAGAAAGAATTTAACCTATTGTACATCGATCATTTAAATCAAAATTATGACAATCCTATCCTGAGAAAAAAACTAATATCGTTGTCTGGTAAAGAAAAAGATTTACATGACGAGGCCAAAGAAATCATTGCGAAAGTGGATGAAAAAGCAGAAACCAACGATAAGGATTATGTCTTTATTTATTTCATTTTACATTATTTGCCATCAGGTTTGATAGGTCTTTTATTAGCTGTAATTCTTTCGGCCGCAATGTCTTCCTCTGCTTCCGGGCTAACCGCATTGGCCTCTACAACAGCTATCGATATTTATAAACGAAATGTAAAAGGAGAAAAATCAGAAAAACACTTTGTGAATGCAACTAAATATTTTACACTACTTTGGGGTGTTATAGCCATTCTTTTTGCATGTGTGGGAACTTTATTTGAAAATTTAATTCAGTTGGTAAATATAGTGGGATCTATATTTTATGGAACCGTTTTAGGAGTATTTTTAGTTGGGTTCTATATCAAATTTGTAAAAGCGAATGCCATCTTTTACAGTGCTTTTATTAGTCAAATTACGATATTCTTCATCTACTATTACACCATTCACATTTACCCCACGGGTGAAGAAAAGCTTGGGTATTTATGGTTGAATTTCATAGGAGCTTCATTGACCGTTATTTTATCAATGCTTGCGCAATTACTAGTAAAACGCAAAAAAACTATCTCATAA
- a CDS encoding DUF2911 domain-containing protein, producing MKRIIFVLTSIIATYVLNAQVKTPQPSPHSTLTQVVGLTDVTVDYSRPSAKGRVIFGDLVPFGKLWRTGANANTTVTFSDDVVINGTTLKKGKYALYTTPKADMWEVIFYTDTDNWGTPENWDANKVAVLVNVDPVALNNAIESFTINVNNLTNDSGTLDIAWEKTMVSVKFAVPTQKTAMASIEKTLAGPSAGDYFSSAQYFFQSNGDLNKALDYVNKAVAMTKAGEDVPFWYLRQKSLIQAKLGDKVGAIATAKLSSAAAEKAKNNDYVKMNNDSIKEWSKK from the coding sequence ATGAAAAGAATTATTTTTGTTTTAACTTCTATTATTGCGACTTATGTTCTTAACGCTCAAGTAAAAACCCCACAGCCGAGTCCACATTCAACGTTAACACAAGTGGTTGGTCTAACCGATGTTACGGTAGATTATTCAAGACCAAGTGCTAAAGGAAGAGTTATTTTTGGTGATTTGGTTCCGTTTGGTAAGCTTTGGAGAACAGGAGCTAATGCTAATACAACAGTAACTTTTAGTGATGATGTGGTCATTAATGGAACCACATTGAAAAAAGGAAAATACGCTTTATATACTACTCCAAAAGCAGATATGTGGGAAGTAATTTTCTACACTGATACTGATAATTGGGGAACACCTGAAAATTGGGATGCAAACAAAGTGGCTGTTTTAGTAAATGTTGACCCAGTGGCCTTGAACAATGCTATTGAATCGTTTACTATTAACGTTAATAATTTAACCAATGATAGTGGTACTTTAGACATTGCTTGGGAAAAGACAATGGTTTCAGTAAAGTTTGCTGTTCCAACACAAAAGACGGCTATGGCCAGTATAGAAAAAACTTTAGCTGGACCAAGTGCTGGTGATTATTTTTCTTCTGCACAGTATTTTTTCCAATCTAATGGTGATTTGAATAAGGCGTTAGATTATGTTAACAAAGCTGTTGCCATGACTAAAGCTGGTGAGGATGTTCCTTTTTGGTATCTACGTCAAAAATCATTGATTCAAGCTAAATTAGGAGATAAAGTAGGTGCGATTGCTACTGCTAAATTGTCATCAGCAGCTGCTGAAAAAGCTAAAAACAATGATTACGTAAAAATGAACAATGACAGTATAAAAGAATGGAGTAAAAAATAA
- a CDS encoding SRPBCC family protein, protein MKIYTLHTKQNLPISLEEAWKFLSNPKNLKVITPDYMGFKTLSGDDKEMFAGQIIQYIVTPVLGIPMKWVTEITHVIDKKYFVDEQRFGPYALWHHKHFLKEIPGGVEMEDIVDYKVPMGILGQMVHPFLVQPKLNEIFEYRKHKLIELFGEFKAQ, encoded by the coding sequence ATGAAAATTTACACTTTACATACCAAACAAAATCTCCCAATTAGTCTTGAAGAAGCATGGAAGTTTTTATCTAATCCAAAAAACTTAAAAGTAATAACGCCTGATTATATGGGATTTAAAACCCTTTCAGGAGACGATAAAGAAATGTTTGCTGGACAAATCATTCAATACATTGTCACTCCAGTTCTCGGTATTCCAATGAAATGGGTCACCGAAATCACCCATGTTATTGATAAAAAATACTTTGTTGATGAACAACGTTTCGGTCCTTATGCTTTATGGCATCACAAACATTTTTTAAAAGAAATCCCTGGAGGAGTTGAAATGGAAGACATTGTAGATTACAAAGTACCTATGGGAATTCTTGGTCAAATGGTACATCCCTTTTTGGTACAACCAAAACTGAATGAAATCTTTGAATACCGTAAACACAAACTAATCGAACTATTTGGAGAATTTAAAGCACAATAA
- a CDS encoding SDR family NAD(P)-dependent oxidoreductase translates to MKNILLIGGSYGIGLTLAKELQKENNVFIASRTDANLEGLKVTHLPFDATTDTLDVSKLPAVLDGLVYCPGSINLRPFRGLKLETFESDMQLNFFAMVKVIQTVLPQLTASEQSSIVLFSTVAVSMGMPFHTSVAAAKGAIEGFAKALAAEYAPKIRVNVIAPSLTDTPLADKFLSTDEKKEKSALRHPLKRVGTTQDIAQMASFLLEEKSSWVSGQIFHVDGGMSTLLVNA, encoded by the coding sequence ATGAAAAACATACTATTGATTGGAGGTTCTTATGGCATTGGCTTAACTTTAGCAAAAGAATTACAAAAAGAAAATAACGTTTTTATTGCTTCAAGAACTGATGCTAATTTAGAAGGGTTGAAGGTAACACACCTTCCTTTTGATGCAACGACAGATACGTTAGATGTATCAAAACTACCTGCCGTTCTTGATGGTTTGGTGTATTGCCCAGGAAGTATTAATTTACGTCCGTTTAGAGGCTTAAAGTTAGAAACCTTTGAAAGTGATATGCAACTTAATTTCTTTGCTATGGTAAAAGTGATTCAAACGGTTTTACCCCAACTCACAGCTTCAGAACAATCCAGTATTGTTTTGTTTAGTACCGTGGCGGTTAGCATGGGAATGCCTTTTCATACTAGTGTTGCTGCAGCTAAAGGAGCCATAGAAGGTTTTGCCAAAGCATTAGCAGCCGAATATGCCCCTAAAATAAGAGTGAATGTAATAGCACCATCACTAACCGATACCCCCTTGGCTGACAAGTTTTTAAGTACTGATGAGAAAAAAGAAAAGTCAGCTTTACGTCATCCTTTAAAAAGAGTGGGAACTACTCAAGATATAGCCCAAATGGCAAGCTTTCTATTAGAGGAAAAAAGCTCTTGGGTATCTGGACAAATCTTTCATGTGGATGGTGGAATGTCAACTTTATTAGTAAATGCCTAA
- a CDS encoding cryptochrome/photolyase family protein has product MNIFWFRRDLRLEDNAGLFHALTSDEEVLPIFIFDETILSQLPKDDARVTFIHEQLEKIQNQLQKTGKSLAIFHGEPFEVFNKILTENDIKVVYTNHDYEPYARKRDLELYHLFKEYDIEFKTSKDQVIFEKSEVVKEDGTPYVVYTPYSNKWKENFKKTQMVHYKSEELKDKIALHSYPFLSLSDIGFQPSTIQVTPFDISTTLIDNYEATRNFPAMNKTSYLGIYLRFGAVSIRQMVAKAIESKNETFLKELIWREFFMQILWHFPHTVNKSFRPKYDSVHWDNNEVLFQKWCEGKTGYPFVDAGMRELNTTGHMHNRVRMIVASFLCKHLLIDWRWGEAYFASKLLDYEQASNVGNWQWAAGSGVDAAPYFRIFNPTEQIKKFDKDLVYIKKWIPEFNTLTYPQPIVDHKEARERCLKIYKEAVG; this is encoded by the coding sequence ATGAATATATTCTGGTTTCGACGCGATTTGCGATTAGAAGATAATGCTGGACTTTTTCACGCTTTAACTAGTGACGAAGAAGTGCTTCCTATTTTCATATTTGATGAGACCATTTTATCGCAATTACCTAAAGACGATGCACGGGTTACCTTTATTCACGAACAACTAGAAAAGATTCAAAACCAGCTTCAGAAAACTGGAAAGTCATTGGCCATTTTTCATGGAGAGCCCTTTGAAGTATTCAACAAAATACTTACCGAAAACGACATCAAAGTAGTTTATACCAATCACGATTATGAACCCTATGCCCGTAAAAGGGATTTAGAGTTATACCATTTGTTCAAAGAATACGATATCGAATTTAAAACTAGCAAAGACCAAGTCATCTTTGAAAAAAGTGAAGTAGTCAAAGAGGATGGAACACCTTATGTTGTTTATACTCCTTATTCCAATAAATGGAAAGAGAACTTCAAAAAGACCCAAATGGTTCATTATAAATCCGAAGAACTGAAGGATAAAATAGCGCTTCACTCCTATCCTTTTCTAAGTTTATCGGATATTGGATTTCAACCTTCAACCATACAAGTCACTCCATTTGATATTTCAACAACTCTCATCGATAACTACGAAGCTACTCGCAATTTCCCAGCGATGAATAAAACGTCTTATTTGGGTATCTATTTACGCTTTGGTGCGGTATCCATTCGGCAAATGGTGGCTAAAGCCATAGAAAGCAAAAATGAAACGTTTCTAAAAGAATTGATTTGGCGGGAATTCTTTATGCAAATCCTTTGGCACTTTCCTCATACGGTAAACAAAAGCTTCCGACCCAAGTACGATTCGGTTCATTGGGATAATAACGAAGTATTGTTCCAAAAATGGTGTGAAGGAAAAACTGGCTATCCCTTTGTAGACGCTGGAATGCGTGAACTCAATACCACCGGACACATGCACAACCGAGTGCGAATGATAGTGGCTAGTTTTTTATGCAAACACTTACTAATTGATTGGCGCTGGGGAGAAGCCTACTTTGCCTCAAAACTACTCGATTACGAACAAGCCAGCAATGTAGGCAACTGGCAATGGGCTGCAGGTAGTGGTGTTGATGCTGCTCCCTATTTTAGAATCTTCAATCCTACCGAACAAATCAAGAAATTTGATAAAGACTTAGTCTACATCAAAAAATGGATTCCGGAGTTTAATACATTGACCTATCCCCAACCTATTGTAGATCACAAAGAAGCTAGAGAACGTTGCTTAAAAATCTATAAAGAAGCTGTTGGATAA
- a CDS encoding HAD family hydrolase, which produces MIQTVLFDMDGVIVDTEPVHHYAYNQQFKQLNIEVTPEMYASFTGNSTKNIFERLKAEFHLEQDVATLVATKRDLFNDAFDKKEDLFLLEGVEDLIKDLYHNGMQLVLASSSAHVTINRIFNRFGLHQYFSHIVSGEDFPKSKPDPAIFQHAAFLSKTPIENCIVIEDSTNGVMAAKAAGIYCIGYDSFHSKMQDYSLADMVITDFKELSYEKIRDINS; this is translated from the coding sequence ATGATACAAACCGTACTATTTGACATGGATGGGGTCATTGTAGACACCGAGCCAGTACACCATTATGCTTACAACCAACAATTCAAGCAGTTGAATATCGAGGTAACACCTGAGATGTATGCCTCGTTTACGGGTAATTCTACTAAGAATATTTTTGAGCGTTTGAAAGCTGAATTTCATTTGGAACAAGACGTTGCAACATTGGTAGCGACGAAACGTGATTTGTTTAACGATGCCTTTGATAAGAAAGAAGATTTGTTTTTGTTAGAGGGAGTAGAAGACTTGATTAAAGATTTGTACCATAACGGAATGCAATTGGTGCTAGCCTCATCATCAGCCCACGTTACTATTAATAGAATTTTCAATCGCTTTGGGTTGCATCAGTATTTCTCTCATATCGTTTCTGGAGAAGACTTTCCGAAGTCGAAACCTGATCCGGCTATATTTCAACATGCGGCTTTTTTGTCCAAAACCCCAATTGAGAACTGTATCGTTATTGAAGACAGCACTAATGGTGTTATGGCGGCTAAAGCTGCTGGAATCTATTGCATTGGTTATGATAGTTTTCATTCTAAAATGCAGGACTATTCCCTTGCGGATATGGTGATCACTGATTTTAAGGAGTTGAGTTATGAGAAAATCCGTGATATAAATTCATAA
- a CDS encoding tRNA threonylcarbamoyladenosine dehydratase, which yields MAKWQERAALLFKPEGLTNLTNAKVMVVGLGGVGSFAAEFLARAGVGNMTIVDGDVVDITNINRQLPALHSTVGMPKVHVVGDRLMDINPELILTRIEEFLSPERAMEVVTPDFDYVLDCIDSVTPKLNLIIACKRKRVKVISSMGAGGKMEASKVKVANIKNTVNCHLAKTIRKRLKKVKIDKLKVVYSTEIQDASSLKMTDGTNYKRSFYGTNSYMPGLFGLYAAETVIRHLLKKE from the coding sequence ATGGCAAAATGGCAAGAAAGAGCGGCACTTTTATTTAAACCTGAAGGATTAACTAATTTAACGAACGCCAAAGTAATGGTGGTCGGACTTGGTGGTGTGGGTTCGTTTGCAGCTGAGTTTTTAGCTCGGGCTGGAGTGGGCAACATGACTATTGTAGATGGTGATGTGGTAGATATTACTAACATTAACCGACAATTACCAGCGTTGCATTCTACAGTAGGAATGCCTAAGGTACATGTGGTAGGCGACCGTTTGATGGATATTAATCCGGAGTTGATCTTGACTAGAATAGAAGAATTCCTTTCTCCAGAAAGAGCTATGGAAGTAGTTACCCCTGATTTTGATTATGTTTTAGATTGTATAGACAGTGTTACTCCAAAACTGAATTTGATTATTGCTTGTAAAAGAAAGCGAGTTAAGGTCATTTCAAGTATGGGGGCAGGCGGAAAGATGGAGGCTTCTAAAGTAAAAGTAGCCAATATTAAAAATACAGTGAATTGTCATTTGGCCAAGACCATAAGAAAGCGGTTGAAAAAGGTTAAAATAGACAAATTAAAAGTGGTTTATTCTACTGAAATACAAGATGCTAGTAGTTTGAAAATGACGGATGGCACAAACTATAAAAGGTCTTTTTATGGCACTAACAGTTATATGCCAGGGCTTTTTGGACTCTATGCCGCTGAAACGGTTATCCGACATTTGTTGAAAAAAGAATAG
- a CDS encoding alpha/beta fold hydrolase codes for MKTLIALLFVSLSVSAQQDIEALKKDFDKLMQTTTYGKDPKAGKYCEMRGFKMYYEVYGTGEPLLLIHGNGGSINNFAKQIPVFAKNYKVIIADSRSQGKSIDTKDSLSYEMMADDYAELLTKIGVPSANVIGWSDGGINGLLLAIRHPEKVKKLMVTGANLEPDTIAVETDIHDWADQIYKQIKDIKNKTAEEKQAYKLFHLLAEEPHIPVADLKKIKAPTLVVGGDHDVLRPSHTLTIFQNIENAYLWIVPSSGHSTLIVYADEFNKKADAFFKTPYRKIVFKDRFF; via the coding sequence ATGAAAACACTAATCGCTTTATTATTCGTATCGCTTTCGGTTTCTGCCCAACAAGACATAGAAGCCCTAAAAAAAGACTTCGACAAACTAATGCAAACCACCACTTATGGTAAAGACCCCAAAGCAGGGAAATACTGCGAGATGAGAGGTTTTAAAATGTATTATGAAGTCTACGGAACCGGTGAACCTTTATTATTGATTCATGGCAATGGTGGAAGCATTAACAACTTTGCTAAACAGATTCCGGTCTTCGCCAAAAACTATAAAGTCATTATAGCCGATAGTCGCTCACAAGGCAAATCTATTGATACCAAAGACTCGCTGTCCTACGAAATGATGGCCGATGATTATGCAGAACTATTGACCAAAATAGGCGTCCCTTCTGCTAATGTCATTGGATGGAGCGATGGGGGTATCAATGGGCTATTACTAGCCATAAGACATCCCGAAAAGGTAAAAAAATTAATGGTCACTGGAGCCAATCTAGAACCGGATACCATTGCAGTAGAGACCGATATCCACGATTGGGCGGATCAAATTTATAAGCAAATTAAAGACATCAAAAATAAAACAGCGGAAGAAAAGCAAGCCTACAAACTATTCCACTTGTTGGCAGAAGAACCTCATATTCCTGTAGCCGATTTAAAGAAAATAAAAGCACCAACTTTGGTTGTGGGTGGAGACCACGATGTACTTCGCCCAAGTCACACTTTAACCATTTTTCAAAATATTGAAAACGCTTATCTATGGATAGTACCCAGCTCTGGTCACAGCACCTTAATAGTCTATGCGGATGAATTTAATAAAAAGGCCGATGCGTTCTTTAAAACACCGTATCGTAAAATAGTATTTAAAGATAGATTCTTTTAG
- the mgtA gene encoding magnesium-translocating P-type ATPase — translation MQPTDDTTFWQFDSSYWFQQLGSSDKGLSQKAAATLLRNSDNHKKTDTRLQKDIKLLLGQFKSPLMLLLIGAVLLSAFLGDTSDVFIILFIVLSTGLLSFFQERNAGRVVEKLQSMITLKCNVLREGVETQMNAEKIVVGDVLLFKAGDMIPADCLLIESNELYANEASLTGESYPVRKQEGKLEATTELAKRVNCLWEGTNVVSGNAKALVIQTGSNTIFGSIAQSATRNVETTFEKGIKDFGFFLMKITLVLSIFILVINLINHKSPIESALFALALAVGMAPELLPAITTIAMSAGAKRMLAKKVIVKKLASIQNLGEVNLLCTDKTGTITTGTIKVNGLVNGFGNENEEVKELAYWNASFESGYSNPIDDALKEVKIASNTVPVKLGEIPYDFLRKRLSIAVKKDSQSILITKGAYNQILEICTQIKLDNGTIEDIASHKTEVEKRYEQFGVDGLRAIAICYKNIGEEPIAKGLETQMIFAGFILLEDPIKEGIVETISELNKLQVGLKIITGDNKNVALSIALKIGIKNPKILTGSEVFATSTEAMYKLVKETHIFAEVEPQQKERIIMALRKSYTVAYIGDGINDVSAINAADVGISVENAVDVAREAADFVLMKKSLMVLVDGIQEGRKTFANTLKYIFINTGSTFGNMFSVAIASLLLPFLPMLPKQILLMNFITDFPYLTVASDNVDQEQLDRPGKWDLKFIRNYMVIFGIHSSLFDVITFATLYYVLKVKESAFQTGWFIESILTELFILFIIRTHKNFFKSKPGKYLFMLSIVGLVLTLCLPYLPFANDVGLTPLPLLNLGAMVLIVALYILTADLLKVWFFKKYRSA, via the coding sequence ATGCAACCTACTGACGATACTACGTTTTGGCAATTCGACTCCTCCTATTGGTTCCAACAATTAGGAAGTTCAGACAAAGGCTTATCTCAAAAAGCAGCGGCTACCCTATTGCGCAATTCAGATAATCACAAAAAAACAGATACCCGATTACAGAAAGATATAAAATTGTTGCTTGGACAATTTAAAAGTCCATTAATGCTTTTGCTTATTGGTGCCGTATTGCTTTCTGCCTTTCTTGGCGACACTTCGGATGTGTTTATTATCTTGTTTATTGTGCTATCAACAGGATTATTGAGCTTTTTTCAAGAACGAAATGCCGGAAGAGTCGTGGAAAAACTGCAATCCATGATTACTCTAAAATGCAATGTGCTCCGAGAAGGTGTAGAAACGCAAATGAATGCCGAAAAAATTGTGGTGGGCGATGTGTTGTTATTCAAAGCAGGCGATATGATTCCAGCAGATTGTTTACTTATTGAAAGCAACGAATTGTATGCCAATGAAGCGAGCCTTACTGGAGAATCCTATCCCGTTAGAAAACAAGAGGGCAAACTAGAAGCTACTACAGAATTAGCCAAAAGAGTCAATTGCCTTTGGGAAGGAACCAATGTAGTCAGTGGTAATGCCAAAGCACTAGTCATTCAAACAGGCAGTAACACTATATTCGGCAGTATTGCTCAAAGTGCTACACGAAATGTAGAAACTACTTTTGAAAAGGGAATCAAAGACTTTGGGTTTTTCCTGATGAAAATAACTTTAGTGCTTTCCATCTTTATATTAGTTATTAATTTAATTAATCATAAAAGCCCTATTGAGTCAGCTCTTTTCGCTCTAGCCTTAGCAGTAGGCATGGCTCCTGAACTACTTCCTGCCATTACCACCATTGCCATGAGCGCTGGTGCCAAAAGAATGTTAGCCAAAAAAGTAATCGTTAAAAAACTAGCTTCCATTCAAAACCTAGGCGAAGTTAATTTGTTGTGCACTGATAAAACGGGGACGATAACCACAGGAACCATAAAAGTAAATGGTCTAGTCAACGGATTTGGCAATGAAAATGAAGAAGTAAAAGAACTCGCTTATTGGAATGCTTCCTTTGAAAGTGGGTACTCCAACCCTATTGACGATGCTTTAAAAGAAGTAAAAATTGCATCAAATACTGTACCTGTGAAACTCGGTGAAATACCCTATGACTTCCTTCGTAAAAGATTGAGCATTGCTGTAAAAAAAGACAGCCAATCGATACTAATTACTAAAGGAGCCTACAACCAAATCCTTGAAATCTGTACCCAAATAAAACTTGATAATGGAACTATAGAAGACATTGCATCTCATAAAACAGAAGTAGAAAAACGATATGAGCAATTTGGTGTTGACGGACTTCGAGCGATAGCCATTTGCTATAAAAACATTGGAGAAGAACCTATTGCTAAAGGTTTGGAAACCCAAATGATCTTTGCTGGCTTTATTTTATTAGAAGACCCTATCAAAGAAGGGATTGTGGAAACCATTAGTGAACTGAATAAATTACAAGTAGGGTTAAAAATAATTACAGGGGATAATAAAAACGTAGCCCTTTCGATTGCTTTAAAAATTGGCATCAAGAATCCTAAAATACTCACCGGTTCGGAAGTGTTTGCTACCAGTACCGAAGCCATGTATAAGCTGGTAAAAGAAACTCACATCTTTGCCGAAGTAGAGCCTCAACAAAAAGAACGCATCATTATGGCTTTGCGAAAGTCGTATACGGTTGCTTATATCGGTGATGGAATTAATGACGTATCTGCCATCAACGCCGCTGATGTAGGTATTTCTGTGGAGAATGCAGTAGATGTTGCTCGTGAGGCAGCCGACTTCGTCCTAATGAAAAAAAGCCTAATGGTCTTGGTGGATGGTATACAAGAAGGTAGAAAAACCTTTGCCAATACTTTGAAATATATCTTTATCAATACAGGGTCTACCTTTGGTAATATGTTTAGTGTGGCGATTGCTTCTTTGTTGTTACCCTTTTTACCGATGCTACCTAAGCAAATTCTCTTGATGAATTTCATTACCGACTTCCCTTACCTTACCGTAGCTTCTGATAATGTCGACCAAGAGCAACTAGACCGACCGGGCAAATGGGACTTAAAGTTTATCCGAAACTATATGGTAATTTTTGGAATACACAGCTCGTTATTTGACGTGATTACCTTTGCTACACTTTATTATGTTTTAAAAGTAAAGGAATCAGCCTTTCAAACGGGGTGGTTTATAGAATCTATCCTAACCGAGTTGTTTATTTTATTCATTATCCGAACCCATAAGAACTTTTTCAAAAGTAAACCCGGAAAATACCTGTTTATGCTAAGTATAGTAGGGTTAGTTTTGACCCTTTGTCTACCCTATTTACCCTTTGCTAATGATGTTGGTTTAACGCCATTACCTTTATTAAATCTTGGCGCTATGGTGTTAATTGTAGCTTTATATATACTGACAGCTGATTTGCTGAAAGTTTGGTTCTTTAAAAAGTACAGAAGTGCTTAA
- a CDS encoding polysaccharide deacetylase family protein has translation MKSLSISVLLLFFFHYSVAQTNPNSVQSGMPVEMLFPGGKSKALLLSYDDGRTEDRQLVKLMNKYKVIGTFHLNSNKLGTKDYLTKEEIKELYAGHEVSVHSFNHPNLTTLSKPDIVYEVIEDRKELERLVNYPVRGMAYPFGNNNQVVLDAIHGLGIEYARTVDDTYNFKIPENFLMWHPTVHQFAKAHWEPNQPEKDAKELAHFYQIITDFLQTKELAVLDIWGHSWEMGNNPAYWEETEKFIKMVANNPSIHYTTQIDLVDYINAFRNLKFSVDKKMVYNPSALPLYFNFNGKTYSVLGGKTLILSKE, from the coding sequence ATGAAGTCATTATCTATTTCGGTATTACTGCTTTTTTTCTTCCACTATTCCGTAGCCCAAACTAATCCGAATTCGGTGCAAAGTGGTATGCCAGTTGAAATGCTTTTTCCTGGTGGGAAATCAAAAGCTTTGCTGTTGAGTTATGATGATGGAAGAACAGAAGACCGACAGTTAGTCAAACTAATGAATAAATATAAGGTCATTGGAACCTTTCATCTGAATTCGAACAAACTGGGAACCAAGGATTACTTGACTAAAGAGGAAATAAAAGAGCTTTACGCAGGTCATGAAGTTTCGGTGCATTCTTTTAACCATCCCAATTTAACCACGCTATCTAAACCCGACATTGTTTATGAGGTAATAGAAGACCGAAAAGAATTGGAACGACTAGTGAATTACCCTGTTAGAGGCATGGCTTATCCCTTTGGAAATAATAATCAAGTAGTACTTGATGCTATACATGGCCTAGGTATTGAATATGCTCGCACTGTTGATGATACGTATAATTTCAAAATCCCTGAAAACTTTCTTATGTGGCATCCCACAGTGCATCAATTTGCCAAAGCTCATTGGGAACCTAACCAACCTGAAAAAGACGCCAAAGAGTTAGCCCATTTTTATCAAATCATTACCGACTTTCTACAAACCAAAGAACTAGCAGTATTAGACATTTGGGGGCATTCCTGGGAAATGGGAAACAACCCCGCGTATTGGGAGGAAACCGAAAAGTTTATTAAAATGGTGGCCAATAATCCCTCGATTCATTACACTACACAAATTGATCTAGTAGATTACATCAATGCCTTTAGGAATCTTAAATTTTCTGTGGATAAAAAAATGGTTTACAATCCAAGTGCCCTACCCTTATATTTTAATTTTAATGGTAAAACCTATAGCGTCTTAGGAGGCAAAACATTGATTTTGTCAAAGGAATAA